One window of the Solanum stenotomum isolate F172 chromosome 11, ASM1918654v1, whole genome shotgun sequence genome contains the following:
- the LOC125846025 gene encoding UDP-glucosyltransferase 29-like — protein MEERKKNIRIVMFPWLARGHISAFLELAKALAKRNFITYLFTTHANLAYFKQTLSREETRHVKLMDIILPYLPQLPRTLHTTAGLPPHLINTLKKIFLKGKPDFFTILDTLKPDLIIYDFLLPCIPLMASTLHFPAVLFLTSGAAANSYHYHVRDNNPSIEYPFPEIFFQDHEHKKNKKVFDSLENDGIDEKNGITRCFERSKGIILIKTFKELEGKYIDYLTFLFNKRFVPVGPLVRAFDQTDGGEYNDKIIEWLNEKEKCSTIFICFGSEFYLSKEEIQELALGLELSMVNFIWVIRFPVRDKTEILEVLPEGFYERNWTRGLIVKDWAPQGRILKHSSIAGFVSHCGWNSIMEAVSCGVPIIALPMQHEQPLNARLLVNEVRVGLEIPRDEEGNFSKEEVAKVVREMVLEKRGESVRKKVKEFSEKMRENGENDIERVVDELVDLYKNSLRPTYYYRRRY, from the coding sequence atggaagaaagaaagaaaaacatcaGAATTGTGATGTTTCCATGGTTAGCTCGTGGTCATATCAGCGCATTTCTAGAGCTAGCAAAGGCACTTGCAAAGAGAAATTTCATAACTTACCTCTTTACAACACATGCCAACCTCGCTTACTTCAAACAAACGCTCTCTCGCGAAGAAACCAGACATGTTAAGCTAATGGATATTATACTCCCATATTTGCCTCAACTTCCTCGTACTTTACACACCACAGCTGGCCTTCCACCCCATCTCATCAACACTCTGAAAAAGATCTTCCTTAAGGGAAAACCCGactttttcaccattcttgataCTTTAAAACCAGATTTGATCATCTATGATTTCCTCCTACCATGTATTCCATTAATGGCTTCTACATTGCATTTCCCAGCTGTCCTGTTTCTCACCTCTGGTGCTGCAGCAAACAGTTATCACTATCATGTTAGAGATAACAATCCAAGTATTGAGTACCCTTTTCCTGAAATCTTCTTCCAGGATCATGAAcataagaaaaacaagaaagtaTTCGATTCTCTCGAGAATGATGGCATTGACGAGAAAAATGGTATCACGAGGTGCTTTGAAAGATCCAAAGGGATCATCTTGATCAAGACTTTCAAAGAGCTAGAAGGTAAGTACATTGATTACCTCACATTTTTGTTTAACAAAAGGTTTGTTCCTGTTGGACCTCTCGTTCGGGCATTTGATCAAACAGATGGTGGGGAGTATAATGATAAGATCATTGAATGGCtcaatgagaaagaaaaatgttcaacaatttttatttgttttgggAGTGAATTTTACTTGTCCAAAGAGGAAATTCAAGAATTGGCACTAGGGTTAGAACTTAGTATGGTGAATTTCATATGGGTAATTAGGTTTCCGGTGAGAGATAAAACAGAGATTCTAGAAGTTCTACCTGAAGGGTTTTATGAGAGAAATTGGACTAGAGGGTTAATAGTTAAAGATTGGGCACCACAAGGGAGAATTTTGAAGCATTCAAGTATCGCGGGATTCGTGAGTCATTGTGGATGGAATTCAATAATGGAGGCGGTTAGTTGTGGTGTTCCAATTATAGCCTTGCCCATGCAACATGAGCAACCACTTAACGCGAGGTTATTGGTTAATGAGGTAAGGGTAGGATTGGAAATTCCTAGAGATGAAGAAGGTAATTTTAGCAAAGAAGAAGTGGCTAAGGTTGTAAGAGAAATGGTGTTGGAGAAAAGGGGAGAGAGTGTGAGGAAAAAAGTAAAAGAGTTTAGTgagaaaatgagagaaaatggagaaaatgaCATAGAGAGAGTAGTGGATGAATTGGTTGATCTTTACAAGAACTCATTAAGGCCTACCTACTACTATAGACGACGCTATTAA